The following proteins come from a genomic window of Malus domestica chromosome 02, GDT2T_hap1:
- the LOC103455250 gene encoding disease resistance protein RPV1-like isoform X2, translating into MAGQLVSSSSFTSNPSWKYDVFLSFRGEDTRTNFTDHLYKGLVDKGIHTFIDRQLPRGEEISPALLQAVEESRISLVIFSKSYASSRWCLDELVKILQCRESKKQIVLPVFYKVDPPHVRNQTNSFGDAFTNHESKFKDNKEKVLMWRRALREVANLSGYAFRRGESEATFISNIVEDILVKVRGDTCLNVAKHPVGIQSCVQEVKELLGVGGNDRCVVGIWGISGIGKTTIAKAVYNAIAHKFEGRCFLADVREASTSRQGVIQLQNTLLSKVLCGTELKVVDVHEGISLIKKLLRGKKILLILDDVDRLEQLNNLVEVDKFGEGSRVIITSKNRGLLESYGVELIYEVQKLMDDKALELLSLNAFGINEPPDDYLILARRAIAYAQGLPLALNLIGSHLRKKSIDRWKAILDSYDSYVREPYTDIQRILQKSYDAWDNVVQQVFLDIACFFKGNHKDYVLQILKSSKLNVPQDCIEVLVENAIITIEDNMILMHDLLEKMGKRIVYEESPTEPGKRSRLWFHEDVYHVLTENQGTKKIKGIVVELPEPDVITLNVGSFSQMVNLEIFIYRNARFFGHVDYLPNDLRWIELSGRSNIHREHTVVFNLPSNYNPRHLVMFDISYSGIRQLKGFKNSAKLTSMNLSGCKFLEKIPDFSGIPNLKHLDLSECKSLVEVDDSVGFLDKLVEMDLSGCSRLTRFVTRLGLRSLKKLSLCGCTRLETFPVIENKMKSLWRLDIKRSGIRELPSSIAYLTGLESLEARGCENLTNVYICGCPNLTTADLDILDDKCITIALSNLYYLDFRGCNLSESNFLVPLDCYSRLKFLDLSRNNFVCLPDCISQFSILEELSLSGCKRLREIPQVLPPILKHLYLDDCTSLEKMSKLPPMLKRLDLRNCFGLSGDEVAKLENNLLLNQLSTLFAIAGISSVL; encoded by the exons ATGGCAGGTCAACttgtctcttcttcttccttcaccAGTAATCCTTCATGGAAATACGATGTCTTTTTGAGCTTTAGAGGAGAGGATACACGCACCAATTTTACCGATCATTTATACAAGGGTTTGGTCGATAAAGGAATCCACACCTTCATCGATCGCCAGCTTCCAAGAGGAGAAGAAATATCTCCGGCTCTTCTCCAAGCAGTTGAAGAGTCGAGAATTTCTCTTGTCATATTCTCTAAAAGCTACGCATCCTCAAGGTGGTGCTTGGACGAGCTCGTCAAGATCCTTCAATGTAGAgaatcaaagaaacaaatagttttGCCAGTTTTTTACAAGGTGGATCCGCCCCATGTACGAAATCAAACGAATAGTTTCGGTGACGCATTTACAAACCATGAGAGCAAATTCAAAGACAACAAGGAGAAGGTCTTGATGTGGAGGAGAGCTCTTAGAGAAGTAGCAAATTTGTCAGGATATGCTTTCCGAAGGGGAGA ATCTGAAGCTACATTTATCAGCAACATTGTTGAGGATATCTTAGTCAAAGTACGTGGTGACACATGTTTGAATGTGGCCAAACACCCAGTTGGAATACAATCGTGCGTACAAGAGGTGAAAGAGCTTTTAGGTGTTGGTGGAAATGATCGTTGTGTGGTTGGGATTTGGGGGATATCTGGAATAGGCAAGACAACAATTGCAAAAGCTGTTTATAATGCGATTGCTCATAAGTTTGAAGGTAGATGTTTCTTGGCAGATGTTAGAGAAGCATCAACATCACGTCAAGGCGTAATCCAACTACAAAACACTCTTCTTTCTAAGGTTCTATGCGGTACAGAGTTGAAAGTTGTCGATGTTCATGAAGGAATCAGCCTTATAAAGAAACTGTTGAGGGGAAAGAAGATTCTCTTAATTCTTGATGATGTGGATCGATTGGAGCAGTTAAACAACTTGGTTGAAGTTGATAAGTTCGGTGAGGGTAGCAGAGTGATCATAACCTCAAAAAATAGAGGATTGCTGGAATCTTATGGAGTTGAGTTGATATATGAGGTCCAAAAGCTAATGGATGACAAGGCTCTTGAGCTTTTAAGTTTGAACGCCTTCGGAATAAATGAACCTCCAGATGATTATTTAATACTTGCACGTCGTGCAATAGCTTATGCTCAAGGCCTTCCGTTAGCTCTTAATTTGATAGGTTCTCATCTGCGTAAGAAAAGTATAGATCGCTGGAAAGCTATATTGGATAGTTATGATTCTTACGTAAGAGAACCTTATACAGATATTCAAAGAATACTTCAAAAAAGTTATGATGCCTGGGATAATGTTGTGCAACAAGTTTTCCTAGACATTGCATGTTTCTTTAAGGGTAACCATAAAGACTACGTGTTACAGATATTAAAAAGTTCGAAGCTCAATGTACCTCAAGATTGTATTGAAGTACTCGTTGAGAATGCCATCATAACTATTGAAGATAATATGATTTTGATGCATGACTTGCTAGAAAAAATGGGTAAGCGTATAGTTTACGAAGAATCTCCCACTGAACCAGGGAAACGTAGCAGGTTGTGGTTTCATGAAGATGTGTACCATGTTCTAACTGAAAATCAA ggaacaaagaaaattaaaggCATTGTGGTGGAGCTGCCCGAACCAGATGTGATAACTTTGAATGTAGGAAGCTTCTCGCAGATGGTAAATCTTGAAATTTTTATATACCGTAATGCACGCTTTTTTGGACACGTTGATTATCTGCCCAATGATTTGAGGTGGATTGAATTGAGTGGACGATCCAATATTCATCGAGAGCATACGGTTGTGTTCAATTTGCCATCTAATTATAATCCAAGGCATCTTGTTATGTTTGATATATCATATAGTGGCATCAGGCAACTAAAGGGATTTAAG AATTCAGCAAAGCTTACATCTATGAATTTAAGTGGTTGCAAATTCTTGGAAAAAATCCCCGACTTCTCCGGAATCCCAAACCTAAAGCACTTGGACTTAAGTGAATGTAAAAGTTTGGTTGAGGTTGATGATTCTGTTGGATTCCTTGATAAACTTGTCGAAATGGATCTTAGTGGGTGCTCTAGGCTTACGAGGTTTGTAACAAGACTTGGATTGAGATCCCTTAAAAAGCTCTCTCTTTGTGGTTGCACAAGGCTTGAGACTTTCCCAGTAATAGAGAACAAGATGAAATCCCTATGGCGTTTGGACATAAAAAGAAGTGGCATAAGAGAATTGCCTTCATCAATTGCTTATCTTACTGGGCTTGAAAGCTTGGAAGCACGTGGTTGTGAGAACCTTACAAATGTGTACATATGTGGATGTCCAAATCTGACCACAGCTGATTTGGATATTTTAGATGACAAGTGTATCACAATAGCCCTTTCCAACCTATACTATCTTGATTTTAGAGGATGCAATCTTTCAGAAAGTAATTTTCTTGTGCCTCTTGATTGCTATTCCAGATTAAAATTTCTTGATCTGTCGAGAAACAATTTTGTTTGTCTTCCGGATTGCATTAGCCAATTTTCCATCTTGGAGGAACTTTCTTTGAGTGGTTGCAAGAGGCTTCGGGAAATTCCACAAGTCCTTCCACCAATACTAAAGCACTTGTATCTCGATGATTGCACATCTTTGGAGAAAATGTCAAAATTGCCCCCAATGCTTAAGCGTCTGGACTTGCGCAATTGCTTTGGACTAAGTGGCGATGAGGTTGCAAAGTTGGAAAACAATTTGTTGTTGAATCAG TTATCTACATTATTTGCTATTGCAGGAATCTCTTCGGTGCTCTAA
- the LOC103455250 gene encoding disease resistance protein RPV1-like isoform X1 yields the protein MAGQLVSSSSFTSNPSWKYDVFLSFRGEDTRTNFTDHLYKGLVDKGIHTFIDRQLPRGEEISPALLQAVEESRISLVIFSKSYASSRWCLDELVKILQCRESKKQIVLPVFYKVDPPHVRNQTNSFGDAFTNHESKFKDNKEKVLMWRRALREVANLSGYAFRRGESEATFISNIVEDILVKVRGDTCLNVAKHPVGIQSCVQEVKELLGVGGNDRCVVGIWGISGIGKTTIAKAVYNAIAHKFEGRCFLADVREASTSRQGVIQLQNTLLSKVLCGTELKVVDVHEGISLIKKLLRGKKILLILDDVDRLEQLNNLVEVDKFGEGSRVIITSKNRGLLESYGVELIYEVQKLMDDKALELLSLNAFGINEPPDDYLILARRAIAYAQGLPLALNLIGSHLRKKSIDRWKAILDSYDSYVREPYTDIQRILQKSYDAWDNVVQQVFLDIACFFKGNHKDYVLQILKSSKLNVPQDCIEVLVENAIITIEDNMILMHDLLEKMGKRIVYEESPTEPGKRSRLWFHEDVYHVLTENQGTKKIKGIVVELPEPDVITLNVGSFSQMVNLEIFIYRNARFFGHVDYLPNDLRWIELSGRSNIHREHTVVFNLPSNYNPRHLVMFDISYSGIRQLKGFKNSAKLTSMNLSGCKFLEKIPDFSGIPNLKHLDLSECKSLVEVDDSVGFLDKLVEMDLSGCSRLTRFVTRLGLRSLKKLSLCGCTRLETFPVIENKMKSLWRLDIKRSGIRELPSSIAYLTGLESLEARGCENLTNVYICGCPNLTTADLDILDDKCITIALSNLYYLDFRGCNLSESNFLVPLDCYSRLKFLDLSRNNFVCLPDCISQFSILEELSLSGCKRLREIPQVLPPILKHLYLDDCTSLEKMSKLPPMLKRLDLRNCFGLSGDEVAKLENNLLLNQESLRCSKLEIVLPGNEVPKWFRYFSFEEPTTFEFCFEIPLNLQGDMLSGLALSFVLEPPIDHPHYISISGIPQFKKKVFWYGKDMKAAHVWLMLVDLDEHKQQGDICQVIFCFQKGTCIKSCGVHPLLDEWL from the exons ATGGCAGGTCAACttgtctcttcttcttccttcaccAGTAATCCTTCATGGAAATACGATGTCTTTTTGAGCTTTAGAGGAGAGGATACACGCACCAATTTTACCGATCATTTATACAAGGGTTTGGTCGATAAAGGAATCCACACCTTCATCGATCGCCAGCTTCCAAGAGGAGAAGAAATATCTCCGGCTCTTCTCCAAGCAGTTGAAGAGTCGAGAATTTCTCTTGTCATATTCTCTAAAAGCTACGCATCCTCAAGGTGGTGCTTGGACGAGCTCGTCAAGATCCTTCAATGTAGAgaatcaaagaaacaaatagttttGCCAGTTTTTTACAAGGTGGATCCGCCCCATGTACGAAATCAAACGAATAGTTTCGGTGACGCATTTACAAACCATGAGAGCAAATTCAAAGACAACAAGGAGAAGGTCTTGATGTGGAGGAGAGCTCTTAGAGAAGTAGCAAATTTGTCAGGATATGCTTTCCGAAGGGGAGA ATCTGAAGCTACATTTATCAGCAACATTGTTGAGGATATCTTAGTCAAAGTACGTGGTGACACATGTTTGAATGTGGCCAAACACCCAGTTGGAATACAATCGTGCGTACAAGAGGTGAAAGAGCTTTTAGGTGTTGGTGGAAATGATCGTTGTGTGGTTGGGATTTGGGGGATATCTGGAATAGGCAAGACAACAATTGCAAAAGCTGTTTATAATGCGATTGCTCATAAGTTTGAAGGTAGATGTTTCTTGGCAGATGTTAGAGAAGCATCAACATCACGTCAAGGCGTAATCCAACTACAAAACACTCTTCTTTCTAAGGTTCTATGCGGTACAGAGTTGAAAGTTGTCGATGTTCATGAAGGAATCAGCCTTATAAAGAAACTGTTGAGGGGAAAGAAGATTCTCTTAATTCTTGATGATGTGGATCGATTGGAGCAGTTAAACAACTTGGTTGAAGTTGATAAGTTCGGTGAGGGTAGCAGAGTGATCATAACCTCAAAAAATAGAGGATTGCTGGAATCTTATGGAGTTGAGTTGATATATGAGGTCCAAAAGCTAATGGATGACAAGGCTCTTGAGCTTTTAAGTTTGAACGCCTTCGGAATAAATGAACCTCCAGATGATTATTTAATACTTGCACGTCGTGCAATAGCTTATGCTCAAGGCCTTCCGTTAGCTCTTAATTTGATAGGTTCTCATCTGCGTAAGAAAAGTATAGATCGCTGGAAAGCTATATTGGATAGTTATGATTCTTACGTAAGAGAACCTTATACAGATATTCAAAGAATACTTCAAAAAAGTTATGATGCCTGGGATAATGTTGTGCAACAAGTTTTCCTAGACATTGCATGTTTCTTTAAGGGTAACCATAAAGACTACGTGTTACAGATATTAAAAAGTTCGAAGCTCAATGTACCTCAAGATTGTATTGAAGTACTCGTTGAGAATGCCATCATAACTATTGAAGATAATATGATTTTGATGCATGACTTGCTAGAAAAAATGGGTAAGCGTATAGTTTACGAAGAATCTCCCACTGAACCAGGGAAACGTAGCAGGTTGTGGTTTCATGAAGATGTGTACCATGTTCTAACTGAAAATCAA ggaacaaagaaaattaaaggCATTGTGGTGGAGCTGCCCGAACCAGATGTGATAACTTTGAATGTAGGAAGCTTCTCGCAGATGGTAAATCTTGAAATTTTTATATACCGTAATGCACGCTTTTTTGGACACGTTGATTATCTGCCCAATGATTTGAGGTGGATTGAATTGAGTGGACGATCCAATATTCATCGAGAGCATACGGTTGTGTTCAATTTGCCATCTAATTATAATCCAAGGCATCTTGTTATGTTTGATATATCATATAGTGGCATCAGGCAACTAAAGGGATTTAAG AATTCAGCAAAGCTTACATCTATGAATTTAAGTGGTTGCAAATTCTTGGAAAAAATCCCCGACTTCTCCGGAATCCCAAACCTAAAGCACTTGGACTTAAGTGAATGTAAAAGTTTGGTTGAGGTTGATGATTCTGTTGGATTCCTTGATAAACTTGTCGAAATGGATCTTAGTGGGTGCTCTAGGCTTACGAGGTTTGTAACAAGACTTGGATTGAGATCCCTTAAAAAGCTCTCTCTTTGTGGTTGCACAAGGCTTGAGACTTTCCCAGTAATAGAGAACAAGATGAAATCCCTATGGCGTTTGGACATAAAAAGAAGTGGCATAAGAGAATTGCCTTCATCAATTGCTTATCTTACTGGGCTTGAAAGCTTGGAAGCACGTGGTTGTGAGAACCTTACAAATGTGTACATATGTGGATGTCCAAATCTGACCACAGCTGATTTGGATATTTTAGATGACAAGTGTATCACAATAGCCCTTTCCAACCTATACTATCTTGATTTTAGAGGATGCAATCTTTCAGAAAGTAATTTTCTTGTGCCTCTTGATTGCTATTCCAGATTAAAATTTCTTGATCTGTCGAGAAACAATTTTGTTTGTCTTCCGGATTGCATTAGCCAATTTTCCATCTTGGAGGAACTTTCTTTGAGTGGTTGCAAGAGGCTTCGGGAAATTCCACAAGTCCTTCCACCAATACTAAAGCACTTGTATCTCGATGATTGCACATCTTTGGAGAAAATGTCAAAATTGCCCCCAATGCTTAAGCGTCTGGACTTGCGCAATTGCTTTGGACTAAGTGGCGATGAGGTTGCAAAGTTGGAAAACAATTTGTTGTTGAATCAG GAATCTCTTCGGTGCTCTAAATTGGAAATTGTTCTTCCGGGCAATGAAGTTCCAAAGTGGTTCAGATATTTTTCCTTTGAAGAGCCAACaacatttgaattttgttttgaaattcCTCTAAATTTACAAGGGGATATGTTGTCAGGATTGGCTCTATCTT